A single region of the Phycisphaerae bacterium genome encodes:
- a CDS encoding YihY/virulence factor BrkB family protein codes for MTATPGRTTQPPVPPPQKIRYDLLEQATSLARYHGRMWRIGAALLWNHNVTAMSAALSFRTIFAMVPVLVLAFLVLKSVGVLEDSKQGLRSVLQASGFGQIALTQPIDIAPTSPSDTGSPSGEQVLNLADEIERLVENVEGKLTVGRLGPVGIVLLIYTATTLLTSMERSLNRIFGISRSRSLARRVPLYWSVMTLGPVLVVAASYLGQRTTKALEQVSGVSWLLAACGYWAAPVAGYLLLFLGLYKLLPNANVSWRAALGGALFAAPVWLVAKWLFALYVREIVATGNLYGALGLVPIFLLWLNLSWLIFMYGAELAYVAGNLANLQGPDHAEPASLRPHDLLAAALAVARPYEAGGGAVSLDEVRGRLRLTDQSARQLLEQLGSVGAVCPVAGDGPPMYVLARPANRIPVLEVLGVLRPERDFEPGRYDPEIGATIRRFQQRSQTALGDLTVGDLIRAGT; via the coding sequence ATGACCGCGACGCCCGGCAGGACAACCCAGCCGCCCGTACCTCCTCCACAGAAGATCAGGTACGACCTCCTTGAACAGGCGACGTCCCTCGCCCGGTACCATGGCCGGATGTGGCGAATCGGCGCCGCTCTGCTGTGGAACCACAACGTGACCGCCATGAGCGCGGCGCTCTCCTTCCGGACCATCTTCGCCATGGTCCCCGTCCTGGTGCTGGCTTTCCTCGTTCTGAAGTCCGTCGGCGTGCTGGAGGATAGCAAGCAGGGCCTTCGAAGCGTCCTGCAGGCGTCAGGCTTCGGCCAGATCGCACTCACTCAGCCAATCGACATCGCCCCGACAAGTCCCTCCGACACCGGCTCCCCATCCGGTGAACAGGTGCTCAATCTGGCCGACGAGATCGAACGCCTCGTGGAGAACGTCGAGGGGAAACTCACCGTGGGCCGGCTCGGTCCCGTCGGAATCGTGCTGCTGATCTACACGGCCACCACTTTGCTCACTTCGATGGAACGCTCGCTAAACAGGATCTTCGGCATATCACGCAGCAGGTCTCTCGCCAGGCGCGTTCCTCTCTACTGGTCGGTCATGACCCTGGGCCCCGTGCTCGTCGTGGCAGCCTCCTACCTGGGTCAGCGGACCACAAAGGCACTGGAACAAGTCAGCGGTGTCTCGTGGCTCCTCGCAGCTTGCGGATACTGGGCTGCCCCTGTCGCTGGGTACTTGCTTCTCTTCCTTGGACTCTACAAGCTCCTGCCCAACGCCAATGTCTCGTGGCGTGCCGCGCTCGGCGGCGCCCTGTTTGCCGCACCGGTCTGGCTGGTCGCCAAATGGCTATTCGCCCTCTACGTGCGCGAGATCGTCGCAACCGGGAACCTCTATGGAGCACTGGGCTTGGTGCCGATCTTCCTCCTCTGGCTTAACCTTTCCTGGCTCATCTTCATGTATGGTGCCGAACTGGCCTACGTGGCAGGAAACCTGGCGAACCTGCAAGGTCCTGATCATGCAGAGCCTGCATCCCTGAGACCTCATGATCTTCTCGCCGCGGCGCTGGCCGTCGCGCGACCGTATGAGGCCGGCGGGGGAGCAGTATCGCTGGATGAGGTTCGGGGCAGGCTCAGACTCACAGATCAGTCCGCCCGGCAGCTCTTGGAGCAGCTGGGCTCCGTCGGGGCCGTATGCCCAGTGGCAGGCGACGGACCTCCGATGTACGTGCTCGCGCGTCCGGCTAACAGGATTCCCGTTCTCGAAGTCCTCGGAGTCCTGCGACCGGAACGGGACTTCGAACCCGGACGCTACGATCCCGAGATCGGCGCGACCATCAGACGCTTTCAGCAGCGATCACAGACCGCCCTGGGCGATCTGACCGTCGGCGACCTGATCCGGGCGGGAACATAG